GTAGTTCGGTGCGATGTTCCAGAAATAGGGGATCTCGATGCCCGGGCCGGTGCGGCTCGAACCGCCGATATTGGGCATCAGGAAGCCGGTCGCCTTGCGCACCGACGGGTCAGGCGAGGACATGTAGGGAATATAGGCGATCGGCATTCCGAACAGCTCGACGCGGCTGTCGTGGAAATAGATGGTGCGCTCCGATTCCCGGTGGATCAGCCGTTTCGACTTGATCTGCCAGCTCGGCGGACGCGACCGGTCGTCGCGGCAGACGTCGCAGGCCGTGTAGGTGGCGCGCTCGAAGGTGGTGACGTCGCCGCCCTCGCGCGTGACATTGGCCGCGCCGATATAGCGCCGGTCGGGCGTCTCGATGTTCAGCGAGCGGACGAAGCCGTCGCGGAAGTCCTGGTCGAGCTCCAGGTCCTGGGCATGGGCGATGATGCCCGACGGTTCGGTGATGCGGACATTGCCGGTCGCCCGCATGCGGTTGGTGCGCCGATCGTAGCTGACCTGATCGGCTTCGATCGTCCGGCCGTCATAATAGATCTGCACCCGGCCACGCGCCGAGACGCGGTCGGTCCGCTCGTCATAGACGAGCTGGTTGGCATTCACCTGCATCTGCGCGTTGCGCGACGTCTGGGTGAAGGTCGGGGCCGGCGATGGCAGCGCGGCGCCGACCGTGTTGCTGCCGGAAGCGGTGGCGGTGGAGCCGGCCGAATAGTGCGAGCCGTCGACACGGGTCGGATCCGGCACGACGAAACGCTGTTCGGCCGGGCTCTGTTCCTGGGCACGCAGAGGCGCGCACCCGCCCCAGGCGACGACAAGCGCGAGCACGCTCACCGACACATGAATGGCGGATCGGGCGATTCGGGTCGACACGACAGGACGTTGGCTGGGTGCGTGACGCATCAGCCATCCTCCTGCTTCAAAAGTACCATAAAACCCATTAACGCACCGATGAATGCAGGCGACCACGCCGCGAGCACGGGAGGCACCAGATTGGACCGCCCGAGGTTCCCAGCGAGTTCGGAGCCCACGTAAAGCAAAAATCCGGCGACCACGCCACCAAGAATCGTACGGCCGAGGCCGCCGAGGCGCGCGAACCGCAAGGACGCTGCGGCAGCCACCAGCACCATGGCCACCAGAAGCAGGGGGCGGGCCAGCAGAAGTTGATACTGGAGCTCGAATCTGGCGCTCGGCAGGCCTGACTTGCGCGCGAGGTCGATGAACTGTGGAAGCTCCCAGAACGACACCTGCTCCGGCATCACGAAGGCCTGCCGGACCTGCTCGGCGCTGAGCTGCGTCGGCAGGCGATAGGTGTCGTGGTTGTTCGGCTCGGCGTTGACGGGGGTGATCCGGACCTTGTGCAGCAGCCAGTAGCCGTCGTTGAGGTCGGCCGCCTCGGCGTCGATCCGGCGCTGGAAATGATTGTCGGAGCCGTAGACGAGCGCGGTGACGCCGGCGAGGCGCCGGCCTCGATCGCTCGCCGAGGCTGCATTGATCACGACCTGGCCGCTGTCGGTCGCCTGGCGCAACCAGAAGTCGTTGCGCGAATCCGAGCCGTAGGCGCGGCCGAACAGCCGGGATTCGAGCTGCAGGCCGCGCTCGCGGAAGTCGGAGGCGACCGGGTTGTAGATGGTCGCCGCGGCCACGCCGATCAGCGCCGCGACCACCAGGGCCGGCGCGAGAAACTGCCAGGCGGAGAGGCCGGCGGCGCGCGCCACCACCAGTTCGAGTTTGCGCGACAGGCCGAGGAAGCAGAGCATCGCGCCGATCAGCACGGCGAAGGGCAGCACCACCTCGATGAAGGCCGGCACCCGGTAGAGCGCCAGGAGTGCGACGAGCTGGGTCGGAGCGCGGCTTGAATCCTCGACGCGCCGCAATTGCTCGACGAAATCGACGATCAGCACGAGGCCGAACGTGCCGAAGAACGTGCCGGTGACCGCGCCGGTGAACTTGCGCGTCATATAGGCGGCGAAGGTCCGGCCGATCATGCCTGGCCCCCGGACGCGAAATGTTTGGCGAAACGTTCCGAGATGCGGTCGGAGAGGTCGCTGAGGCGATTGCTGAGCGCGACGGGCACGCGCGGCGTGAACCAGCCGAGCGCCATGGCGCCGAACACGACGATGGCGATCAGCGGCACGGCATAGACGAGGGGCACCGCGCTCGCGCGTGTCGCGGCCATGCCGGAAACGGCAAAGCCGATGCCGCGCACCGCCGCCATGGCGGTGATCGCGCCGGCGATCGCCGCGCCACGGCTCTGGCGCGTCGTGCGAGCATGTCCCAGCATGGCGAACGCAATAAACATCATGGCCAGTGGGTAGAGCGGCGCGCTGAACCGGTCGTGCAGCTCTTGACGGAACCGCCCCTGCCAGCGCTCGAACATCGGGTCGGCAGGATTGGGATTGATCAGTTCCCAGGTGTAGCGTTCCGAAGGTCTATAAATGGTTTCGGCGGCCTGGGTCAGCTGCGACAGGTCGAAGGCGTAGCGATCGAACACCACGATGGAGGTCGAGCCGTCCTTGACCTCGCGCCGCTGCAGGTTGCCGTTCTCCAGGACGAAGAAGGTGCCCTGGGGCTGCTCGCTGATGACGCCGCGTTCGGCCACATAGGTCATCTGGAGCGCGGGATCGCGGCTGTCGGAGACGACGATGCCGAGCAGGACGCCGCCGGGCGCGCGGTCGCGGATATGGAAGGTCAGGCCGCGGTCGGCCTGGGTGAACTGCCCGGGCCGGACGATGGCGGTGAGCAGGTTGGCCTGGGCCTGCGTCAGCAACTGCCGGAAATAGCGGATCGAGGAGGGGGTGACGTAGAGCGCCAGCGCCGCCACCGCGACGGACACCGCGACCGTCAGGATGAGGAAGGGACGCATCAGCCGCGGCGGTGATACGCCGGCGGCCGCCATGACGATCAGCTCGGAATCGCCGTTCAGCTTGTTCAGCGTCTGCAGGATCGCCATGAACAGCGAGATCGGCGCGATCAGTGTCACCAGCACGGGAATGCCGAGGCTGGTCATCAGGAAGAACAGCGCGATTGTCTGGCCGCTATTGGTGACGAGGTCGAGCTGGCGCAGAACCTGGGTGATCCACACCACCAGCGTCAGGATGAAGGTGCCGCCAAGGAAGGCGACCGCAGCCTGCCGGAAAATATAGCGCTCGAGGGATCCCATTTCCGGCCCATGCTCGCGCCCTCCGGGAGAAAGGGGGCGCACGTCTCATGTGAGGGGTTAAGGACGGATCATGGCGACCGCAAGGTCACGCCGTCCGATTTCGGCCGCGGCGTCTCCCCCGCGCCACAGGCCTGATATCATGCGAAACTGGCGTGCTTGCGCTTGATTCTCACTCCACCCAGATGTGGTTCATGCCCGATACTCTCAAGATCACCTTCGCACCTTTGTCGAGCCCTGTCTCGGGGCTTGCCGTCATTCTGGTCGGCTCAGACCTGCGGCCGGGGCCGACTGCATCCGCGCTGCTTGGCCCGGCCGGTGACCTGCTGAAGCGCGCCGCGGCGGCCGACGGCTTCAAGGGCAAGGCCGGCTCCTTTCTCGACATCGTCGCGCCGGACAAGCTCGGTCTCGACCGGCTCATCGTGGCCGGATGCGGCAAGCCGGGCGAGGCGGGCGAACTCGATCGCATCAAGCTCGGCGGCAGCCTGATCGGCCGGCTGCCGGACGCCGCGGGCGAAGCGACCGTCGTCCTGGAGACGGGCGAGGGGGCTCTCAGC
This portion of the bacterium YEK0313 genome encodes:
- the lptG gene encoding Lipopolysaccharide export system permease protein LptG; this translates as MIGRTFAAYMTRKFTGAVTGTFFGTFGLVLIVDFVEQLRRVEDSSRAPTQLVALLALYRVPAFIEVVLPFAVLIGAMLCFLGLSRKLELVVARAAGLSAWQFLAPALVVAALIGVAAATIYNPVASDFRERGLQLESRLFGRAYGSDSRNDFWLRQATDSGQVVINAASASDRGRRLAGVTALVYGSDNHFQRRIDAEAADLNDGYWLLHKVRITPVNAEPNNHDTYRLPTQLSAEQVRQAFVMPEQVSFWELPQFIDLARKSGLPSARFELQYQLLLARPLLLVAMVLVAAAASLRFARLGGLGRTILGGVVAGFLLYVGSELAGNLGRSNLVPPVLAAWSPAFIGALMGFMVLLKQEDG
- the lptF gene encoding Lipopolysaccharide export system permease protein LptF; its protein translation is MGSLERYIFRQAAVAFLGGTFILTLVVWITQVLRQLDLVTNSGQTIALFFLMTSLGIPVLVTLIAPISLFMAILQTLNKLNGDSELIVMAAAGVSPPRLMRPFLILTVAVSVAVAALALYVTPSSIRYFRQLLTQAQANLLTAIVRPGQFTQADRGLTFHIRDRAPGGVLLGIVVSDSRDPALQMTYVAERGVISEQPQGTFFVLENGNLQRREVKDGSTSIVVFDRYAFDLSQLTQAAETIYRPSERYTWELINPNPADPMFERWQGRFRQELHDRFSAPLYPLAMMFIAFAMLGHARTTRQSRGAAIAGAITAMAAVRGIGFAVSGMAATRASAVPLVYAVPLIAIVVFGAMALGWFTPRVPVALSNRLSDLSDRISERFAKHFASGGQA